The following proteins are encoded in a genomic region of Desulfosporosinus youngiae DSM 17734:
- a CDS encoding response regulator: protein MENKGQRILIIDDDTQIRRFLRVALTSHGYIVKDAKTGREGLEAVAMFSPDLVVLDLGLPDLDGLDVVRQLREWTRVPIIILSVKEQESDKITALDSGADDYVTKPFGMGELLARIRAAMRHIVGIEEQPILHFEDLTLDLLHRRVSRDDHEIKLTLTEYEIVKNLAINAGKVLTHSYLLRTVWGPSYEKEVQYLRVYIGQIRRKLERDPSRPRHIITEPGVGYRLL from the coding sequence ATGGAAAACAAAGGTCAGCGGATATTGATAATTGATGACGATACACAAATCCGGCGATTTTTGCGCGTGGCCTTAACCAGCCACGGGTATATCGTAAAAGATGCTAAGACGGGCAGAGAGGGTCTTGAGGCGGTCGCGATGTTCAGCCCGGATTTAGTCGTCTTGGATTTAGGTTTGCCCGATCTCGATGGATTAGACGTCGTGCGTCAGTTACGGGAATGGACCAGGGTGCCCATTATCATTCTTTCGGTCAAAGAACAGGAGAGTGATAAAATAACGGCCTTGGACTCTGGGGCAGATGACTATGTGACGAAACCCTTTGGTATGGGCGAATTGTTAGCTCGAATTCGAGCAGCAATGCGTCACATAGTCGGGATTGAGGAACAGCCGATCCTGCATTTTGAGGACTTAACCCTTGATTTATTACATCGCCGGGTCTCAAGGGATGATCATGAGATCAAACTTACTTTAACGGAATATGAAATCGTCAAAAATCTGGCGATCAACGCGGGAAAAGTGTTAACCCATAGTTATTTACTTCGTACTGTATGGGGCCCTTCTTATGAGAAAGAAGTCCAGTACTTGCGGGTTTATATCGGCCAAATCAGGCGAAAGCTGGAGCGGGACCCTTCCCGCCCACGCCATATTATTACCGAACCCGGGGTCGGTTATCGTTTGCTATAA
- a CDS encoding DNA repair helicase XPB, translating to MPSAANPVIVQSDRSVLLEVHNPLYEEARDTLAIFAELEKSPEYIHTYRITPLSLWNAASSGVSVADVLNGLENYSKFPLPDSVRTEIQQLMGRYGLVKLVREGDKLLLAAKDPVILLEIIRHKEVKLLLAFDEPARSADLPDLGITQAEINPEARGQLKQLLMKLSYPVEDLAGYSEGNPLPMAWRTENPKGESFALRSYQQGAVATFHQQGSVRGGSGVLVLPCGAGKTVIGMGVMMELQCETLILTTNNSAVKQWLRELRDKTTLEASQMGEYTGEKKEICPVTVATYQILTHRTQAGGGFDHFGLFNEKNWGLIIYDEVHLLPAPVFRATAELQAKRRLGLTATLVREDGKEDEVFTLIGPKKMDVPWKVLESQGWIATAECMEWRISMSKDRRMDYALAEEKGKFRLAAENPRKLNKVSELMERHRDDLVLVIGQYVRQLEMLARELDAPLITGKTPQRERERLYEEFRSGRLHCLVVSKVANFAIDLPDANVAVQVSGTFGSRQEEAQRLGRILRPKQGEGKAYFYSLVSKDTKEQEFAMHRQLFLTEQGYAYKIMIEEDFEP from the coding sequence ATGCCATCCGCTGCAAATCCTGTCATCGTTCAAAGTGATCGATCCGTTCTCTTAGAAGTCCATAATCCACTTTACGAAGAAGCTCGGGATACCTTAGCCATCTTTGCCGAACTGGAAAAAAGCCCGGAGTATATCCACACGTATCGGATTACTCCTTTATCCTTATGGAACGCTGCCTCCAGCGGGGTTAGCGTCGCAGATGTCTTAAACGGGCTGGAGAATTACAGCAAATTTCCGTTGCCTGATTCCGTGCGTACGGAAATTCAACAGCTTATGGGCCGCTACGGCTTGGTAAAGCTGGTCCGGGAGGGGGATAAGCTCCTTCTGGCGGCCAAAGATCCGGTCATCCTCTTGGAAATCATTCGTCATAAAGAGGTCAAACTATTACTGGCCTTCGATGAACCTGCCAGGAGCGCCGATTTACCAGATTTAGGGATAACTCAAGCGGAGATCAACCCGGAAGCACGGGGGCAATTGAAACAGCTCCTAATGAAACTCTCCTACCCGGTTGAAGATTTGGCAGGTTATAGCGAGGGCAACCCTTTACCGATGGCTTGGCGCACCGAAAATCCTAAGGGAGAATCCTTTGCCCTGCGTTCCTATCAGCAAGGGGCTGTGGCGACCTTTCATCAACAAGGTTCGGTGCGCGGCGGGAGCGGTGTATTGGTTCTGCCCTGCGGTGCGGGCAAGACCGTTATTGGTATGGGCGTGATGATGGAATTACAGTGCGAAACGCTGATTCTTACGACGAATAACAGTGCCGTCAAACAATGGCTGCGCGAGTTAAGGGATAAAACGACCTTAGAAGCGTCCCAAATGGGGGAGTACACTGGGGAGAAAAAAGAGATCTGTCCGGTGACCGTAGCCACTTACCAGATTCTCACTCACCGTACGCAAGCGGGAGGCGGCTTTGACCATTTTGGTCTGTTCAATGAAAAGAATTGGGGTCTGATTATCTATGATGAGGTTCATCTCTTACCGGCGCCGGTCTTTCGGGCCACGGCTGAATTGCAGGCGAAACGCCGCTTGGGTCTGACCGCCACGCTTGTACGGGAAGATGGCAAAGAAGACGAAGTCTTTACTCTGATTGGGCCGAAGAAAATGGACGTTCCCTGGAAGGTCCTGGAGTCCCAAGGCTGGATCGCTACTGCCGAGTGTATGGAGTGGCGCATCTCCATGAGTAAAGACCGCCGTATGGATTATGCTTTAGCCGAGGAAAAAGGAAAATTCCGCTTGGCAGCAGAGAATCCACGGAAGTTGAACAAGGTGTCAGAGCTGATGGAGCGTCATAGAGATGACCTGGTGTTGGTGATTGGGCAGTATGTGCGTCAGCTCGAAATGCTTGCCCGTGAGTTAGATGCCCCTTTAATTACCGGTAAAACTCCGCAACGGGAGCGGGAACGTCTGTATGAAGAGTTCCGAAGCGGCCGTCTGCACTGTTTAGTGGTCTCTAAAGTGGCCAATTTTGCCATTGATTTGCCGGATGCCAATGTAGCGGTTCAGGTCTCCGGAACCTTCGGGTCCCGGCAGGAAGAGGCCCAAAGGCTCGGACGCATACTGCGGCCCAAGCAGGGAGAAGGCAAGGCCTATTTCTATAGTTTGGTTTCGAAAGATACCAAAGAACAGGAATTTGCAATGCACCGGCAACTGTTTTTAACAGAACAAGGGTATGCCTACAAAATCATGATCGAGGAGGATTTTGAACCATGA
- a CDS encoding ATP-binding protein: METKLIPYLASSLMVIGMTLLFTMIHPFLGLVNMSLLTIIPILISAARWGTFPAMATALMGTIAFDLFYVPPIFKFMVADLRYLISFAIFMLVGFITGTLSDRLKKQVSYSRQRENSISALYSLSRDISAADNLDAVLDCIVRNISNTLEGQVLLFLPDEKAQLVLCKASDGTISLDKDDLSAAKWVYEHGEKAGHGMETLGTAKALYLPLSTEQGTQGVLGINIKESDAQSDSERIRLSEAFTGLAAMAINRVKLAEQARESLSLVESEHLRTALFNSLSHDLRTPLASIIGAVTGLLEDKNVVYSPEVRKELLNTILHGAERMNRFISNLLDMARLESGMLRLNKEWCDLQDIIGVAVNRLGNTLTRRPLEITIQEDLPLVQADGILIEQVLINLLDNALKYSAAASKITILISQHARQIEVVVANCGQGIPEADLSKVFDKFYRLSSSLQVSGTGLGLAICKGFIEAHGGNIWAENNKLGGVTITFTLPLTDQFLGIVPEMNEGENDGKQRSADIDN, from the coding sequence ATGGAAACGAAACTAATACCCTATTTGGCGTCAAGCCTGATGGTAATTGGCATGACGCTGCTATTTACGATGATCCATCCATTCTTAGGATTGGTGAATATGTCCTTGCTGACTATTATCCCGATCCTGATCAGCGCAGCCCGCTGGGGAACCTTTCCTGCCATGGCAACTGCATTAATGGGAACGATTGCCTTCGATCTCTTCTATGTTCCTCCGATTTTTAAATTTATGGTTGCTGATCTCCGCTATCTAATCAGCTTTGCTATTTTCATGCTGGTAGGTTTTATTACCGGAACCCTATCCGACCGGTTAAAAAAACAGGTAAGTTATTCCCGGCAGAGGGAGAATAGCATTTCGGCACTTTATTCTCTTAGCCGGGATATCTCGGCGGCCGATAACCTGGACGCTGTGTTAGATTGTATTGTCCGGAATATCTCCAACACGCTGGAGGGTCAGGTCCTGCTGTTTTTACCCGACGAAAAGGCTCAATTGGTGCTATGCAAGGCCTCTGATGGTACTATTTCCTTAGATAAGGATGACCTTTCCGCTGCCAAATGGGTCTATGAACATGGAGAAAAAGCGGGTCATGGCATGGAGACTTTAGGGACTGCTAAGGCCTTATATTTACCATTAAGCACCGAACAGGGAACTCAGGGGGTTCTTGGCATTAACATCAAAGAGAGTGACGCACAGTCTGACTCTGAGCGGATTCGCTTATCGGAAGCCTTTACCGGATTAGCTGCCATGGCCATTAATCGAGTCAAATTAGCGGAACAAGCCAGAGAGTCCCTTTCCTTAGTGGAGTCTGAACATTTACGCACGGCACTTTTTAATTCCCTGTCTCATGATTTGCGGACACCCCTTGCTTCCATCATTGGGGCAGTCACGGGACTTCTTGAGGATAAGAATGTCGTCTATAGCCCTGAGGTCCGCAAAGAATTGCTCAATACAATTTTACATGGTGCTGAACGAATGAATCGATTTATCAGCAACTTATTAGATATGGCCAGATTAGAAAGCGGCATGCTGAGACTGAACAAAGAATGGTGTGATCTTCAGGATATTATTGGCGTTGCGGTTAATAGACTCGGAAACACTTTAACCCGGCGGCCTTTGGAGATTACTATCCAGGAAGACTTACCCCTGGTACAAGCCGATGGGATTTTGATTGAGCAGGTACTGATTAATTTGCTGGATAATGCACTTAAGTACTCCGCAGCCGCCAGCAAAATAACAATATTAATTTCTCAACATGCCCGACAAATAGAAGTCGTGGTCGCGAATTGCGGACAAGGCATACCTGAGGCTGATCTGAGTAAAGTCTTTGATAAGTTTTACCGGCTCAGTTCCTCTCTTCAAGTAAGCGGAACCGGGCTTGGCCTGGCTATTTGCAAAGGGTTTATTGAAGCGCATGGCGGGAATATTTGGGCTGAAAATAATAAACTCGGCGGTGTGACAATCACATTTACCTTGCCGTTAACTGACCAATTTTTAGGGATAGTACCAGAAATGAATGAAGGAGAGAACGATGGAAAACAAAGGTCAGCGGATATTGATAATTGA
- a CDS encoding 3-deoxy-7-phosphoheptulonate synthase: MSMKFIKRIPTAEEIIEQLPLPEHISKLRNIRVDEMKKVFANENDRFILIIGPCSADNEDSVCEYIGKLAEVQEKVKDRLLIIPRIYTNKPRTTGEGYKGMVHQPDPGKKPDLCEGIKAIRRLHIRALSEFSMPAADEMLYPENYSYLSDVLGYIAIGARSVENQQHRLTVSGIDLPIGMKNPTSGDLTVMLNSIIAAQSRHTFIYNGWEVETGGNTYSHAILRGAVDSSGRNIPNYHFEDLINAAAEYEKLELKNRAIIVDVNHSNSMKRFYEQPRIAREVLLSRKYDGLLKKMIKGLMIESYLVEGRQGIDENIYGKSITDSCLGWESTEKLIYFIAENS, from the coding sequence ATGAGCATGAAATTCATTAAACGGATACCGACTGCAGAAGAAATCATTGAGCAGTTACCCTTACCGGAACATATAAGTAAGCTTCGAAACATACGAGTTGACGAAATGAAAAAGGTTTTTGCCAATGAAAATGATCGGTTTATCCTCATTATCGGCCCTTGCTCGGCAGATAATGAGGATTCGGTCTGTGAATATATCGGGAAATTGGCTGAAGTTCAGGAAAAAGTGAAAGACCGGCTATTGATCATTCCGAGAATTTATACAAACAAGCCTCGTACCACCGGCGAGGGTTATAAGGGTATGGTTCACCAACCCGACCCCGGTAAAAAGCCTGATTTATGCGAAGGGATTAAAGCCATTCGCAGACTGCATATCAGAGCATTATCGGAATTTAGTATGCCGGCGGCCGATGAAATGCTATATCCGGAAAACTATAGTTATCTTTCAGATGTTTTAGGCTATATCGCTATAGGGGCACGGTCGGTGGAAAATCAGCAGCATCGCCTCACTGTTAGCGGAATTGACTTACCGATTGGTATGAAAAATCCGACCAGCGGAGATCTAACAGTTATGTTAAACTCGATTATTGCTGCTCAGAGCAGACATACCTTTATCTATAACGGCTGGGAAGTTGAAACCGGAGGAAATACCTACTCTCATGCCATTTTAAGAGGTGCAGTTGACTCCTCGGGACGAAATATCCCCAATTATCATTTTGAAGATCTGATTAATGCTGCCGCCGAGTATGAAAAACTAGAACTAAAAAATCGAGCTATCATTGTCGATGTAAACCATTCTAATTCAATGAAACGCTTTTATGAACAGCCAAGAATCGCCAGAGAAGTTTTATTAAGCAGAAAGTACGATGGGTTGCTTAAGAAAATGATTAAAGGTTTGATGATTGAAAGCTATCTTGTTGAGGGCAGGCAAGGCATCGATGAAAATATCTACGGAAAATCCATTACAGATTCATGTCTGGGTTGGGAGAGTACCGAAAAGCTTATCTACTTTATTGCAGAGAATAGTTAA
- the trkA gene encoding Trk system potassium transporter TrkA yields MRVAIVGAGKLGFSLADRLAKEEHEVIVIEQDEDRRLTAQKSLDVITVLGNGANPQFLSSTEARNADLLIAVTDSDEVNMIACMAAKKIGIRQTIARVRNQEYAGPDRFTFNESLGIDLAINPEMTTAVEISRILLTPAALAVEDLADGKVRLLEVKIGPESELVNIPLLKLTLPPNILVAGILRQNIMIIPQGEDFLCPQDNVFFVGEAGAIEKFGTQFANKRSKLERIMIIGAGRIGRHLAKILVKAGLSVKVIDKNRERCRELADRLGKGLVLCGEGTDVDLLIEEGVREADAVVCLTDDDKLNLLLALLAKNFGTQKTIVRVGRSDYMSLMGKVGVDVVLSPRLLTAGVILRQVRRGNIVGVTLLEGAKAEAMEILISDNRQIDGQKLKDLNIPPNSLVGTIIHGEEVRVPHGETILHRGDRIVVFTLADMVKKVEKYFESRS; encoded by the coding sequence ATGCGCGTTGCCATTGTAGGGGCAGGCAAATTGGGCTTCAGCCTTGCTGATCGCTTGGCCAAAGAGGAGCACGAGGTCATTGTCATCGAACAGGACGAAGACCGCCGTTTGACCGCACAAAAAAGCCTGGATGTTATAACTGTCCTCGGAAATGGAGCAAACCCTCAATTTCTAAGCAGCACTGAAGCCAGAAATGCAGACCTGCTCATCGCTGTTACCGACAGTGACGAAGTTAATATGATTGCCTGCATGGCTGCTAAAAAAATAGGAATACGACAGACCATTGCGAGGGTTCGAAACCAAGAGTATGCCGGCCCGGACCGATTTACCTTCAATGAGTCCCTGGGTATCGATTTGGCGATTAATCCAGAAATGACAACTGCTGTTGAAATCAGCCGGATCCTCCTGACACCGGCAGCTTTAGCGGTAGAGGACTTGGCTGATGGAAAAGTTCGCCTTTTGGAAGTGAAAATCGGCCCGGAATCAGAGCTTGTAAATATTCCTTTACTAAAACTAACCCTTCCTCCTAATATTCTGGTTGCCGGTATCTTGCGCCAAAACATTATGATCATTCCCCAAGGCGAAGATTTTCTCTGCCCTCAGGATAATGTCTTCTTCGTTGGGGAAGCAGGTGCTATAGAAAAATTCGGGACCCAGTTTGCGAATAAACGCTCAAAGCTAGAGCGGATTATGATCATTGGCGCCGGCAGAATAGGGCGTCATCTGGCCAAGATTTTGGTTAAAGCGGGCTTGTCTGTAAAAGTGATCGACAAGAACCGAGAACGCTGCCGGGAATTGGCTGACCGTTTGGGTAAGGGATTGGTTCTCTGCGGTGAAGGAACCGATGTGGATCTTTTGATTGAAGAAGGAGTTAGAGAGGCTGATGCCGTTGTTTGTCTCACAGATGACGATAAACTTAATTTACTCTTAGCGCTTTTAGCTAAGAACTTTGGCACTCAGAAAACCATTGTCCGAGTGGGACGCTCCGACTATATGTCCTTAATGGGCAAGGTTGGCGTGGATGTGGTCCTATCTCCCAGACTTCTGACCGCAGGCGTCATTTTGCGCCAAGTACGCCGGGGCAATATTGTCGGTGTCACTCTTCTGGAAGGTGCTAAAGCGGAGGCCATGGAAATTTTAATTTCCGACAATCGCCAAATCGACGGCCAAAAACTCAAGGACCTTAACATCCCTCCCAATTCTTTGGTCGGAACCATAATCCATGGTGAAGAAGTTAGGGTTCCTCATGGCGAAACCATCCTTCACAGGGGTGACAGAATCGTGGTCTTCACCCTCGCCGACATGGTTAAAAAAGTTGAAAAATACTTCGAAAGCAGGTCCTAA
- a CDS encoding class I SAM-dependent methyltransferase — translation MIEEQFKKLYKAGNTPWDIGKPDFNLIQTVTAMAIKPCKALEIGCGTGSNSIWLAQNSFDVIGVDTSEIATQKASEEALNANLKCTFKVINFRTHKIEEAPFGFAFDRGCFHTLTSDEERKNFAENVAAHLEEDGLWLSIIGNADEQRDNPGPPQRTARDIVNSVEPCFEILSLVSSRFESNRPNPPRAWVCLMRKRRFA, via the coding sequence ATGATAGAAGAACAATTCAAGAAACTCTATAAAGCAGGCAATACTCCTTGGGATATTGGCAAACCTGATTTTAACCTTATTCAGACTGTAACTGCCATGGCCATAAAACCCTGCAAAGCACTGGAAATCGGCTGTGGAACGGGCAGTAACTCCATATGGCTTGCTCAAAATAGCTTTGATGTTATTGGGGTCGATACTTCGGAGATTGCAACTCAGAAGGCTTCAGAGGAAGCTTTAAACGCCAATCTCAAATGTACCTTTAAGGTGATTAACTTCCGGACACACAAAATTGAAGAAGCACCCTTTGGCTTTGCCTTTGACAGAGGCTGCTTTCATACATTAACTTCGGATGAAGAACGAAAGAACTTTGCAGAAAATGTAGCTGCCCATTTGGAAGAAGACGGCCTGTGGCTAAGTATCATTGGCAACGCTGATGAACAGCGTGATAACCCCGGTCCGCCCCAGCGCACTGCCAGAGATATTGTTAACTCCGTAGAGCCCTGCTTTGAAATTCTCTCTCTTGTTTCAAGCCGGTTTGAATCTAACCGTCCCAACCCGCCAAGAGCATGGGTTTGCCTAATGCGGAAAAGACGTTTTGCCTAA
- a CDS encoding TrkH family potassium uptake protein has translation MNFRLIENVLGRLLLGYAAFMGIPFLYALLRNEPTSWPFLITILLTLVISLVFISHGQEDRLGIREGFTIVSGAWILTSLLGALPFYLSNSVPTYLDGLFETVSGLTTTGSSVIDNLEVLSQSLLLWRSLTHWLGGMGIIVLFIVFLPKIGAGAVHMFNAEVPGPTAEKVLPRIRDNAARLWQMYVGFTLLQIILLWLAGMSWFDSVNHSFATMATGGFSTKNTSIMFYNSPLIEFILIVFMILAGGNFGLYFIAWGRGLKHIWKDTEFRVYLSIIAASTLVIALSLWLQGGKEILFSVRHALFQVSTIITTTGFASDNFDQWPSVTKMVLLLLMLIGGSAGSTAGGIKVARIMLLMKLVRAELRRAIHPRAVTAISSGGKQLDPLMLNTVAVFFFLFIAIFTAATILLSATGLPPFDAMSAVAATLGNVGPGFGLVGPTTTFSSINAFGELVLILCMLLGRLELFTLLVVLQPEFWRSRKSW, from the coding sequence ATGAATTTCCGCTTGATAGAGAACGTCTTAGGAAGGTTATTGTTAGGTTACGCTGCATTTATGGGCATTCCTTTCCTGTATGCCCTATTAAGGAATGAGCCCACCTCTTGGCCTTTTCTCATTACCATTTTACTCACTCTTGTTATTAGTCTTGTTTTTATCAGTCATGGCCAAGAAGACCGCCTAGGGATCCGGGAAGGTTTTACCATCGTATCCGGGGCTTGGATTCTGACCTCGCTTTTGGGTGCGCTTCCTTTTTACCTGTCCAATTCCGTCCCTACTTACCTGGACGGGCTGTTCGAGACTGTCTCCGGCCTAACCACCACAGGCTCCAGTGTCATTGACAATCTTGAAGTTCTCTCACAAAGTCTATTGCTGTGGCGGAGTTTAACCCATTGGCTTGGAGGTATGGGAATTATTGTTCTGTTCATCGTTTTCCTGCCCAAAATCGGAGCAGGGGCAGTCCACATGTTTAACGCCGAAGTCCCCGGCCCGACAGCGGAAAAAGTATTGCCCAGGATTAGGGATAACGCGGCAAGGCTCTGGCAGATGTATGTCGGATTTACTCTATTGCAGATCATCTTATTATGGCTTGCCGGAATGTCATGGTTTGACTCCGTTAACCATTCCTTCGCCACTATGGCGACAGGCGGCTTCTCCACCAAAAATACCAGCATTATGTTTTACAACAGCCCTCTGATCGAATTCATTCTTATCGTTTTTATGATTCTTGCCGGAGGAAACTTTGGACTGTATTTCATAGCTTGGGGCCGGGGCTTGAAGCATATCTGGAAGGATACGGAATTTCGCGTTTACTTATCGATTATTGCAGCCTCCACCCTGGTCATTGCCTTAAGTTTATGGCTTCAAGGAGGAAAGGAGATCCTTTTCTCAGTGCGTCACGCCCTTTTTCAGGTCTCTACGATTATTACGACGACTGGTTTCGCATCTGATAATTTCGACCAATGGCCTTCAGTAACGAAAATGGTCCTGCTGCTCTTAATGCTGATAGGCGGGAGCGCCGGCTCAACAGCCGGCGGTATTAAAGTCGCCCGGATTATGCTGCTGATGAAGCTTGTGCGGGCTGAACTAAGACGGGCTATCCACCCGCGGGCTGTGACAGCTATCAGCTCCGGCGGCAAACAACTCGACCCGCTCATGCTTAATACGGTAGCTGTGTTTTTTTTCCTCTTTATTGCGATTTTTACAGCTGCGACAATTCTGCTCTCAGCCACAGGCCTGCCGCCCTTTGACGCTATGAGCGCTGTAGCGGCTACTCTTGGTAATGTGGGTCCGGGCTTTGGGTTGGTTGGACCGACTACCACGTTTTCCTCGATCAACGCTTTTGGTGAATTGGTTTTAATTCTTTGTATGCTGCTTGGCCGGCTGGAACTTTTCACACTATTGGTAGTGCTCCAACCAGAGTTCTGGCGTTCCCGCAAGAGCTGGTAG
- the trmB gene encoding tRNA (guanosine(46)-N7)-methyltransferase TrmB, translating to MRLRKKGWAKPELEKDYKVIFTPIEHKGRWKEVFGNNYPIHLELGCGRGRFINQLAGANTTINYLALDVYDELLVHVLRSANENHLNNIRVIPINIENIGDLFAQDEIEKLYINFCTPWPKKKHHKRRLTHPNFLRLYQTFLKPESEIWFKTDDDALFTDSLEYFQEAGYNELYRTYNLHQSDFQGNIMTEYEEKFCHQSIKIKFVKLRNSGHGLK from the coding sequence ATGCGTCTTCGAAAAAAGGGATGGGCTAAGCCCGAATTAGAAAAGGATTACAAAGTTATTTTTACACCTATAGAGCACAAAGGAAGATGGAAGGAGGTATTCGGCAATAATTATCCGATCCATCTGGAATTGGGATGCGGGCGAGGTCGTTTTATTAACCAGCTGGCCGGTGCCAATACAACCATCAACTATCTTGCGCTTGATGTCTATGATGAACTGTTAGTTCATGTCTTGAGAAGTGCTAATGAAAACCACCTGAATAATATCAGAGTTATTCCCATAAATATTGAAAACATCGGAGACCTCTTTGCTCAAGATGAGATTGAGAAGCTATACATTAACTTTTGTACGCCTTGGCCCAAGAAAAAACATCATAAACGAAGGCTGACTCATCCGAATTTTCTCAGGCTGTATCAAACCTTTCTGAAACCCGAATCAGAAATATGGTTCAAAACGGATGATGACGCACTTTTCACAGACAGTTTGGAGTATTTCCAAGAGGCAGGCTACAATGAACTATATAGAACGTATAATTTACATCAGAGTGATTTCCAGGGAAATATCATGACTGAATACGAAGAGAAGTTCTGCCATCAAAGTATCAAAATAAAGTTCGTTAAGCTCAGAAACTCCGGTCATGGTCTAAAGTGA
- a CDS encoding helicase-associated domain-containing protein, with translation MKKPAAGSKQNADQNPQAPSDQPKPQKWRPVFGEKLPPGFKPPTYADESSANQFTAKASPKQPSSKSAPKTNTAPVKRLKPKAWPDYYAKMDSVERILFAYMAYTQPEDRSIDYFCHYDDEDNASFRFLDRNLAGLSYQGVIRLFTKWFKIGFLAQGRYPNTFSFKEEAARSFWRFINDQIQCDYKLEPQKSYRADLPNTLDNLFKFLVLVEQGEVLVTLSHEINKHSLKRILAALTEPAGSDGEFSPESYFFWLLDIAWLFQLLGRRGDRLALTTKGQELPESIKVEELLCVIYTVHFQSIQNKGLFLVLPVLSRCTEWTSWGHMLSKLISDDDVCRLLTRDTVISFLDPLRFLGLLDWGKYETDILVRVTPLGQLVLSKLLHGRGLEDDMAEIKSLADQIYPMSGPDTAYVQPNFEILLPRSASWAARWKLSQIAVLEQPDQMLKYRLDKTYLLNALKRGMPAEDVLPALKNLSTYPLPDNLVLTVQQWVDSFGQVTFLQLSLLECSSPEQAASISSARKYRQYVLGLYSPTAVIVRDIEKLRKLLEKQGIYPKPGVLDGERAAKQPGQE, from the coding sequence ATGAAAAAGCCAGCTGCCGGTTCAAAACAAAACGCCGATCAGAATCCGCAAGCTCCGTCTGATCAGCCTAAACCCCAAAAATGGCGGCCGGTTTTTGGCGAAAAATTACCGCCGGGTTTTAAACCGCCCACATACGCAGATGAGTCTTCAGCCAATCAATTCACGGCAAAAGCAAGTCCCAAACAGCCAAGTTCCAAATCTGCACCGAAAACGAATACTGCTCCTGTAAAGAGGCTTAAGCCAAAAGCCTGGCCGGACTATTATGCCAAGATGGACTCTGTGGAGCGGATTCTCTTTGCTTACATGGCCTATACCCAGCCGGAGGATAGGAGTATCGATTATTTTTGCCATTATGATGACGAGGATAATGCCAGTTTTCGCTTTTTGGATAGGAATCTGGCAGGGCTAAGCTATCAAGGGGTTATAAGGCTGTTTACGAAATGGTTTAAAATAGGCTTTTTGGCGCAAGGTCGTTATCCCAATACGTTTAGTTTTAAGGAAGAGGCCGCCAGATCCTTTTGGCGGTTTATTAACGATCAGATTCAATGTGATTATAAGCTTGAACCGCAAAAATCCTATCGGGCAGATTTACCGAACACCTTGGATAACCTTTTTAAGTTTCTCGTTTTGGTAGAGCAGGGAGAAGTTCTGGTCACCCTGAGTCACGAGATCAACAAACACTCTTTGAAGCGCATTCTGGCCGCCTTAACTGAGCCGGCGGGGTCTGACGGGGAATTTAGCCCGGAGAGTTATTTCTTCTGGCTCTTGGACATTGCCTGGCTTTTTCAGCTGCTTGGAAGAAGAGGAGATCGGTTGGCGCTGACGACAAAGGGACAAGAATTGCCGGAGAGTATTAAGGTCGAAGAATTACTTTGTGTAATTTATACGGTGCACTTTCAATCTATTCAGAATAAAGGTCTTTTCCTGGTGCTGCCCGTATTGAGCCGCTGTACGGAGTGGACTAGCTGGGGGCATATGCTTAGTAAGCTGATTTCAGATGACGACGTGTGTCGTCTCTTAACCCGGGATACCGTCATCAGCTTTCTCGATCCACTGCGTTTTCTGGGCTTACTGGATTGGGGCAAGTATGAGACAGATATTTTGGTCCGAGTCACTCCGCTGGGTCAGTTGGTACTATCTAAACTGTTGCATGGCCGCGGACTTGAAGACGACATGGCTGAGATCAAGAGCCTTGCAGACCAAATCTATCCGATGAGCGGCCCTGATACAGCGTATGTTCAGCCTAATTTCGAAATCCTGCTGCCACGTTCCGCTTCTTGGGCCGCCCGCTGGAAACTAAGCCAGATTGCCGTGCTTGAGCAGCCGGATCAGATGCTTAAATACCGCCTGGATAAGACGTATTTACTGAACGCTCTGAAACGGGGTATGCCTGCAGAAGATGTTCTCCCAGCCCTTAAAAATCTTAGCACATATCCTTTGCCTGATAATCTGGTTCTGACGGTTCAGCAATGGGTTGACTCCTTTGGCCAGGTCACTTTCCTGCAGCTCAGCCTCTTGGAATGTTCCTCACCGGAACAAGCGGCATCGATCTCCTCGGCGCGTAAATACCGGCAGTATGTCCTTGGTTTATACAGCCCAACGGCAGTGATTGTTCGGGACATAGAAAAACTGCGCAAACTTCTTGAAAAACAGGGCATATATCCAAAGCCGGGGGTTTTAGACGGAGAAAGAGCTGCAAAGCAGCCTGGCCAAGAGTGA